The Bacillus carboniphilus genome contains a region encoding:
- a CDS encoding CgeB family protein, which produces MNILYISSGHKRIYEWFDECIKRALNSLGSSYSFFDPFEPTTNLNKVLNRQSFDLMLTMVGDKLSNKKLSIIKNHQIPTCIWLTEDPYYLRYTAEYFFHYDYVFTIDQASQRFYKSKQHKNVYHLPLATDLRTYRPPKENQKQLFDVTLVGYPYENRKEIIQTLIDETPYKIQLVGRWFNELTPSQRKRVSISPWKYPRKVSSIYNAGKINLNLLRPMTDKHNDIIRGVNNKSINNRTFDLAACQAFQIKQRVEDVYDYFEEEKEIVTFKNLEDCLEKIHYYLPRKQLRDQIAKEAYQKVISKHTFTNRLEKIFSIVNGN; this is translated from the coding sequence ATGAATATTCTCTATATTTCTTCAGGACATAAAAGAATTTATGAGTGGTTTGACGAGTGTATCAAAAGAGCCTTGAATTCACTAGGCTCTTCATATTCTTTTTTCGATCCTTTTGAACCTACAACAAACTTAAATAAGGTATTAAATAGGCAATCCTTTGATCTTATGTTGACAATGGTAGGCGATAAGTTATCAAATAAAAAACTATCTATCATAAAGAATCATCAAATTCCTACTTGCATTTGGTTAACAGAAGACCCTTACTACTTAAGATACACAGCTGAATACTTTTTTCATTACGATTATGTTTTTACAATTGACCAAGCAAGTCAGCGATTTTATAAAAGTAAACAACACAAAAATGTTTATCATTTACCACTTGCAACAGATCTACGAACGTATAGACCTCCAAAAGAAAATCAAAAACAACTATTTGATGTTACTCTGGTTGGCTATCCTTATGAAAATAGAAAAGAAATCATTCAAACATTAATTGACGAAACCCCCTATAAAATTCAGTTAGTTGGCAGATGGTTTAATGAGCTTACTCCATCCCAGAGAAAAAGAGTATCCATTAGTCCATGGAAGTATCCAAGAAAAGTTTCTAGCATATACAATGCTGGAAAGATTAATCTAAATTTATTGAGACCGATGACTGACAAACATAATGATATTATAAGAGGGGTCAATAATAAAAGTATAAATAATCGCACCTTTGACTTAGCGGCATGCCAGGCATTTCAGATAAAACAAAGGGTTGAAGACGTTTATGATTATTTTGAAGAAGAAAAAGAAATAGTTACCTTCAAAAACCTTGAGGATTGTTTAGAAAAAATACATTACTATCTTCCTAGAAAACAATTACGTGACCAGATTGCAAAAGAAGCCTATCAAAAAGTTATTTCTAAACATACATTTACAAATCGATTAGAAAAAATTTTTTCAATTGTAAATGGAAACTAA
- a CDS encoding DUF421 domain-containing protein, with translation MLTAIIRSICIIVGLFFIAKLFGKKQLSKLSFFEYLVGITVGDIAGALSLDMDLDLKSGVATIIIWAMVPIVISYGSIKSQRFHNFIEGQPTVFIENGVIDENNLRKEKYTADELLEQLRKKSIFSFAEVQYAILETTGELSVLLKKEHHPVTIKDLNIPFSNTPEPKTIIIDGEIKENILQEIGLSKRWIQEAIRRYEKRTEDVFIAEIDHQGRLSVDFFNNSTTSKKEYFSKTFREKSTYYDK, from the coding sequence ATGTTGACGGCCATCATTCGTTCTATCTGCATTATTGTCGGCCTCTTTTTTATAGCTAAGCTTTTTGGGAAAAAACAGCTTTCAAAATTATCTTTTTTTGAATATCTAGTTGGCATTACTGTGGGAGACATAGCTGGTGCTTTGTCATTGGATATGGATTTAGACTTAAAAAGCGGTGTTGCAACCATTATAATTTGGGCGATGGTTCCTATTGTTATTTCTTATGGATCAATTAAGAGTCAAAGGTTTCATAATTTTATTGAAGGGCAACCCACGGTTTTTATTGAAAATGGGGTCATTGATGAAAATAATTTACGAAAAGAGAAATACACAGCGGATGAATTGTTAGAACAGCTAAGAAAAAAATCTATTTTTTCATTTGCAGAAGTACAGTATGCCATTTTAGAAACAACGGGCGAACTTAGTGTGTTATTAAAAAAGGAACACCATCCTGTAACGATAAAAGATTTAAACATTCCATTTTCGAATACTCCTGAACCGAAAACGATCATCATTGATGGGGAAATAAAAGAGAATATTTTACAAGAGATTGGTTTATCCAAGCGTTGGATTCAAGAGGCAATACGTCGATATGAAAAAAGAACTGAGGATGTATTTATAGCTGAAATTGACCATCAAGGCAGGCTATCAGTTGATTTCTTTAATAATAGTACAACAAGCAAGAAAGAATATTTCTCTAAAACCTTTAGAGAGAAGTCTACATATTATGATAAATGA
- a CDS encoding stage VI sporulation protein F: protein MDNKLFKNIEKKTGVKMNDVFSLASSLQGADLKDEKTIRNLVKRVAELANKPVPKELEDKIVQTLISNDQKIDFSTISKMLNSKK from the coding sequence ATGGATAATAAGTTATTTAAAAATATTGAAAAGAAAACAGGCGTTAAAATGAATGATGTTTTTTCATTAGCAAGCTCTCTTCAAGGAGCTGATTTAAAAGATGAAAAGACCATTCGTAATTTAGTTAAGAGAGTTGCTGAACTTGCAAATAAACCTGTCCCTAAAGAGTTAGAAGATAAGATTGTTCAAACATTAATTAGTAACGATCAAAAGATCGATTTTTCTACAATATCAAAAATGCTAAATTCGAAGAAATAA
- a CDS encoding UvrD-helicase domain-containing protein, whose protein sequence is MKKAIWKDRVIDLQTYSRESFQKLYEATKKGIVSCEHCKKPVQLYLGIEKQPYFHHLHDTKCNGIEIEEHQIRDAHNSNGILLPKNKAINPSQVTFNWKLPKPIKNNTPFMSPPNYSEQSFVVPLDPKQQQAVHTIDGPLLVLAGAGSGKTRVLTARCIYMALEKNIDPKSMMLVTFSTKAAKEMKDRITSQLQTQPIIGTFHSIFYRILAHHLPTYRQTDQLIKWDWQKSYYFQPVLKRLNIDEKDFPFDQALQQISLWKNTMKRPDEITPQTELEEQFQALYEHYERQKEYDQKFDFDDMLLKCLQLFGENEKLLKKYQKRFHYFLVDEFQDINPVQYKLLQLLSKQTNNICAVGDDDQSIYSFRGSEPSFILNFKKDYPNAKMVQLSHNYRSSHPIVTSANKVISFNKERFQKKIQAVSPSTQYPFLFFPYDEEEEATMIVEDIKGKIQNGASPNDFAILYRTHTAGRAIFERFCESSIPFEFENGQDSFYKKRVIRSLLSFFKISLNQDDTSALKDLFTALFIKQSHINELKALTILHDCPYIEALPKLPDLLPFQRKKLKALVKVIPTLTKKTPIQAIEVIEKELGFGDFIKKRGQEGNKMDKGSDALQDFKVVAKKFSTIHELLDHVDHMTAKSQEKSLSYQDSVQLLTIHRSKGLEFKTVYVIGVVDGSIPHDYALDSWRKGETLPLEEERRLLYVAMTRAKDQLYLSVPDNRRTKSVKISRFIKTLAR, encoded by the coding sequence TTGAAAAAAGCAATATGGAAAGATCGAGTAATCGATTTACAAACCTATTCTAGAGAATCTTTTCAAAAACTTTATGAAGCTACAAAAAAGGGGATTGTTTCATGTGAGCATTGTAAAAAACCCGTTCAACTATATTTAGGAATTGAAAAGCAACCTTATTTTCACCATCTACATGATACTAAATGTAATGGCATAGAAATTGAAGAACATCAAATAAGAGACGCTCATAATAGTAACGGCATTCTTTTACCTAAAAATAAAGCTATTAATCCATCACAAGTGACGTTTAATTGGAAATTACCAAAGCCAATAAAGAACAATACGCCTTTTATGTCACCTCCTAATTATTCGGAACAATCCTTTGTTGTTCCTCTTGATCCAAAACAACAACAGGCTGTACATACAATTGATGGACCATTATTAGTTCTTGCAGGTGCGGGAAGTGGAAAAACGCGCGTACTAACTGCTCGATGTATATATATGGCCTTAGAGAAAAATATTGATCCTAAAAGTATGATGCTCGTGACTTTTAGCACAAAAGCAGCTAAAGAAATGAAAGATCGGATAACGAGTCAATTACAAACACAACCGATCATTGGTACATTTCATAGTATTTTTTATAGGATTTTAGCACACCATCTTCCAACATATAGACAAACCGACCAATTAATTAAATGGGATTGGCAGAAAAGCTATTATTTTCAACCTGTGCTAAAAAGACTGAACATAGATGAAAAAGATTTCCCTTTTGACCAAGCATTACAGCAAATTAGTCTTTGGAAAAACACAATGAAAAGACCTGATGAAATAACCCCTCAAACGGAGTTAGAAGAGCAATTTCAGGCCCTTTATGAGCATTATGAACGTCAAAAGGAGTATGATCAAAAATTTGATTTTGATGATATGTTGTTGAAATGCTTACAACTTTTCGGAGAAAACGAGAAACTATTAAAAAAATACCAAAAGAGATTTCACTATTTCTTAGTCGATGAATTTCAAGACATCAATCCTGTTCAGTATAAGCTCTTGCAACTATTATCTAAACAAACCAATAATATTTGTGCAGTGGGGGATGACGACCAATCTATTTATAGTTTCAGAGGAAGTGAACCTTCTTTCATATTGAATTTTAAAAAAGATTATCCTAATGCCAAAATGGTTCAATTAAGTCATAACTATCGTTCTAGTCATCCAATTGTAACCAGCGCCAATAAGGTCATTTCATTTAACAAAGAACGATTTCAAAAGAAAATACAAGCCGTTTCACCATCAACACAATACCCTTTTTTATTTTTTCCATATGATGAGGAAGAGGAAGCTACCATGATCGTTGAAGATATAAAAGGTAAAATCCAAAATGGTGCATCGCCAAATGATTTTGCCATTTTATATCGAACACACACAGCCGGAAGAGCTATATTTGAACGATTTTGCGAATCAAGCATTCCTTTTGAATTTGAAAACGGACAAGACTCTTTTTATAAAAAAAGAGTTATTAGAAGCTTACTTTCTTTCTTTAAAATAAGCCTAAATCAAGATGATACAAGCGCACTAAAAGATTTATTTACTGCTTTATTCATAAAACAATCACATATAAACGAACTGAAAGCCTTGACCATCCTCCATGATTGCCCATACATTGAAGCACTGCCAAAGCTTCCAGATTTATTGCCTTTCCAAAGAAAAAAATTAAAGGCACTCGTTAAAGTGATTCCTACTTTAACTAAAAAAACACCTATTCAAGCGATTGAAGTGATTGAAAAAGAACTTGGTTTCGGAGATTTCATAAAAAAACGTGGTCAAGAAGGAAATAAGATGGATAAAGGTTCAGATGCGCTACAAGATTTCAAAGTTGTCGCTAAGAAGTTCTCTACTATTCATGAACTATTAGATCATGTAGACCATATGACGGCAAAATCACAAGAAAAAAGTCTCTCTTATCAAGATAGCGTCCAACTATTAACCATTCATCGTTCAAAAGGATTAGAGTTTAAGACCGTTTATGTGATTGGTGTAGTAGATGGCTCAATACCTCATGACTATGCTCTAGACTCATGGCGAAAGGGTGAAACCCTGCCACTTGAAGAAGAAAGACGTCTGTTATATGTCGCAATGACAAGAGCAAAAGACCAATTGTATTTATCAGTACCAGATAATCGCAGGACCAAATCTGTCAAAATATCTCGTTTCATAAAAACACTGGCTAGGTAA
- a CDS encoding DUF421 domain-containing protein has translation MDLKVIAIELVVGFIGLFFLTKFLGKTQITQISAFDFISALILGELVGNAVYDKDSGIKEILFTIIVWGILIYVLEIVTQKWKRTRSFLEGQPTIVIKKGNIDRESLRKSKLDINQLQHLIRSKGVFSLQEVEYAILETDGSISVAKKTDFESPVRSDLNLKSDPFTLPITIIIDGEVLLDNLQNAGLNKQYLLHQLNKQKINDIKEVLYAEYTKEKGLYIQKLH, from the coding sequence ATGGACTTAAAAGTCATTGCTATAGAACTAGTAGTAGGATTTATAGGGTTATTTTTTTTGACGAAATTTTTGGGAAAAACGCAAATTACCCAAATTTCAGCATTTGATTTCATTTCTGCGTTAATTTTAGGAGAATTAGTGGGGAATGCCGTCTATGATAAAGACTCAGGTATAAAAGAAATATTGTTTACGATCATCGTTTGGGGGATTCTTATATATGTTCTTGAAATCGTCACACAAAAATGGAAACGAACAAGATCTTTCCTTGAAGGACAGCCAACAATCGTCATTAAAAAGGGGAACATCGACCGAGAAAGCTTAAGAAAATCAAAGCTAGATATAAATCAATTACAACATTTAATTAGATCAAAAGGCGTATTTTCTCTTCAAGAAGTAGAATATGCCATTCTTGAAACAGATGGATCCATAAGCGTAGCAAAAAAAACAGACTTTGAGAGCCCTGTTCGTTCAGATCTAAACCTAAAGTCCGATCCCTTTACTCTTCCAATCACGATTATTATTGACGGGGAAGTCCTTTTGGATAATTTACAAAACGCAGGCCTTAACAAACAATATTTGCTTCATCAGTTAAACAAACAGAAAATAAATGATATTAAAGAAGTACTTTACGCAGAATATACAAAAGAGAAAGGTCTTTATATACAAAAGTTACACTAA
- a CDS encoding GNAT family N-acetyltransferase produces MEVHQVTSKEQLDQAIEIRMKVFVNEQQVPEELEKDEHDQHANHVLLYNQSHEPIGTGRCRIMNQYGKIERVCVLKEYRKGGNGKRIITKLEEILKEKGIQKFKLHAQTQAKAFYEKLGYKITSDIFYDANIPHIEMTKEV; encoded by the coding sequence ATGGAAGTGCATCAAGTTACTTCAAAGGAACAATTAGATCAAGCTATTGAAATTCGTATGAAAGTTTTTGTGAATGAACAACAAGTTCCTGAAGAACTAGAAAAAGATGAACATGATCAACATGCAAATCATGTTCTTCTCTATAATCAAAGTCACGAGCCAATAGGTACTGGGCGATGTCGGATAATGAATCAATATGGAAAAATTGAACGAGTCTGTGTATTAAAAGAATATAGAAAAGGTGGTAATGGGAAAAGAATTATTACTAAATTAGAGGAAATTTTGAAAGAAAAAGGGATTCAAAAGTTTAAGCTTCATGCACAAACACAAGCAAAAGCATTTTATGAAAAGTTAGGATATAAAATCACTTCTGACATTTTCTATGATGCTAATATTCCTCACATTGAAATGACAAAAGAAGTATAA
- a CDS encoding YjcG family protein, with amino-acid sequence MKYGIVIFPSKKLQDLANSYRKRYDPHYSLIPPHLTLRSPFEAEERELDEISSKLLEISKNTSLLELNVYKFSSFSPVNNVVYLKVEQTDALLYLNETLHKEIKPAEPEYAFIPHITIGQKLSDSEHTDVFSSLKLSDISHQERVDRFHLLYQLENGSWTVFETYRLGKDC; translated from the coding sequence ATGAAATATGGAATTGTTATCTTCCCATCTAAAAAGCTTCAAGATTTAGCGAATTCTTATCGAAAAAGATATGATCCACATTATTCATTAATTCCACCGCACTTGACTTTACGCAGTCCTTTTGAGGCTGAAGAAAGAGAATTGGATGAAATATCATCAAAGCTCCTTGAGATTTCTAAAAATACTTCTTTACTTGAACTAAATGTGTACAAATTCAGTTCATTCTCACCAGTAAATAATGTGGTTTACTTAAAAGTCGAACAAACAGATGCTTTACTATACTTAAATGAAACATTACATAAAGAAATTAAACCGGCTGAACCAGAGTACGCATTTATACCACACATCACCATTGGACAAAAATTATCGGATTCAGAGCATACAGATGTATTCAGTAGTCTCAAACTATCTGATATTTCACATCAAGAAAGAGTAGACCGCTTTCATCTTCTCTATCAATTAGAAAATGGTTCATGGACAGTATTTGAAACGTATCGTTTAGGAAAGGACTGCTAA
- a CDS encoding alpha/beta hydrolase yields MNVKVRPLQEINFYSNELNEELSLLVYLPVTYSPLYKYNLLVAQDGQDYFKLGRIARFTEQLLEYHEIENMIIVGIPYKSVDDRRTKYHPNSPTSKAYSRFLAHELIPFLDKEYPTYQMGQARALIGDSLGGTISLMTAISYPNIFGKVMLQSPFVNEKVINSVKQFNYPDLLSIYHQIGLEETSVKTTDDENVDFLTPNRQLNKVFNEKGFQHIYEEFEGDHRWTYWQPLLKKVLQTMMN; encoded by the coding sequence ATGAATGTAAAAGTAAGACCATTGCAAGAAATAAATTTTTACAGCAACGAACTTAATGAAGAATTGTCTTTACTCGTATACTTACCAGTGACCTATTCTCCACTATACAAATACAACTTGTTGGTGGCACAAGATGGGCAAGATTATTTTAAGCTAGGAAGAATTGCACGTTTTACGGAGCAATTACTAGAATATCATGAGATTGAAAACATGATTATCGTTGGCATTCCATATAAAAGTGTTGACGATAGACGAACGAAATATCATCCAAATAGTCCTACAAGTAAAGCTTATTCAAGATTTTTAGCCCATGAGCTCATCCCCTTTTTAGATAAAGAATATCCAACCTATCAAATGGGACAAGCAAGAGCTCTAATAGGCGATTCTCTTGGAGGAACCATTTCCCTTATGACAGCTATTTCGTATCCAAATATATTTGGAAAAGTGATGCTTCAGTCTCCATTTGTCAACGAAAAAGTAATCAACAGTGTCAAGCAGTTTAACTACCCTGATTTACTTTCCATCTATCATCAAATTGGACTCGAAGAAACTTCTGTCAAAACAACAGATGATGAGAATGTTGACTTTTTAACACCAAATAGACAATTAAACAAGGTTTTTAATGAAAAGGGCTTTCAACATATTTATGAGGAATTTGAAGGAGACCATCGTTGGACTTATTGGCAACCACTTCTTAAAAAAGTTTTACAGACCATGATGAATTAA
- a CDS encoding universal stress protein → MSLTYKRIVVAVDGSAEAEAAFEQAIEIVKRNEGAALLITHVIDTRIGIAETYDTGVISRIEESGHELLKKYEDQAKKAGLDNVATELKHGSPKAIIAKKIAPDFNADLIICGATGLNRVERFIVGSVAEHTTRYAKCDVLIVRADKKE, encoded by the coding sequence ATGAGCTTAACCTATAAAAGAATTGTCGTAGCAGTTGATGGGTCAGCAGAGGCTGAGGCAGCTTTTGAGCAAGCAATTGAAATTGTCAAACGCAACGAAGGGGCAGCTTTATTAATTACTCATGTGATTGACACAAGAATTGGGATTGCAGAAACATATGATACCGGCGTCATCAGTAGAATTGAAGAATCTGGACATGAATTACTCAAAAAATATGAAGATCAAGCAAAGAAGGCTGGTCTTGATAATGTCGCTACCGAGTTAAAACACGGTTCTCCTAAGGCTATCATTGCCAAAAAGATTGCACCTGATTTTAATGCTGATTTAATCATTTGTGGGGCAACAGGATTAAATCGTGTTGAACGATTTATTGTTGGTAGTGTAGCCGAACATACTACAAGATATGCAAAATGTGATGTTTTGATTGTTCGTGCAGATAAAAAAGAATAG
- a CDS encoding 5'-methylthioadenosine/adenosylhomocysteine nucleosidase translates to MKKIGIIGAMQVEIDLLINKVQNLTKFTYAGFPFYHGELFSNEIIITNSGVGKVNAAACTQLLIDQFSVYSIINTGIAGSLDEAVKIYDVVISSDVTHHDVRVEQKKNLFPFQETFQADKQLIELALQTCAYLKLNSTYHLGRIVSGESFIEDIEEKTRIVKNYAPACVEMEGSAIAQVAHINKVPFVIIRSISDNADENTTLDYKKYEEMAANQSAQIVLGMLSEMKWP, encoded by the coding sequence GTGAAGAAAATTGGCATTATTGGAGCGATGCAAGTAGAAATTGACCTACTCATCAATAAAGTACAAAACCTAACAAAATTCACTTATGCAGGATTCCCTTTTTATCATGGAGAATTGTTTAGTAATGAAATCATTATTACGAATAGCGGAGTTGGGAAAGTAAATGCCGCTGCATGCACACAACTTTTAATTGATCAGTTTTCAGTTTACTCGATTATTAATACTGGGATAGCTGGAAGTCTAGACGAAGCAGTTAAAATATATGACGTTGTCATTTCTTCAGATGTTACTCACCATGACGTTCGAGTAGAACAAAAGAAAAACCTCTTTCCTTTTCAAGAAACCTTTCAAGCAGATAAACAACTAATCGAACTTGCCCTTCAAACATGTGCTTATTTGAAATTAAACTCAACTTATCATTTAGGAAGAATTGTTAGTGGAGAATCATTTATCGAAGACATAGAAGAAAAAACAAGGATTGTTAAAAACTATGCGCCTGCTTGCGTAGAGATGGAAGGTTCAGCAATTGCTCAAGTGGCTCATATAAATAAAGTCCCCTTCGTCATTATTAGAAGTATATCTGACAATGCGGATGAGAACACAACACTCGATTATAAAAAGTATGAAGAGATGGCTGCTAATCAATCCGCACAAATAGTTTTAGGAATGTTAAGTGAAATGAAATGGCCATAA
- a CDS encoding SDR family NAD(P)-dependent oxidoreductase encodes MTVFAKDAFKGKHALVTGATGGIGSETARTLVSMGANVTITGRNNQKLEQLLGELSENERSLVFAYPADITIEEERKQLVKEAENTNGPISLLVNNAGIMGGGLLENLEQEEMERVMDLNYTSTVLLTKLIYPSMKKNREGSIVNVASLSGLRGTYGGTAYCASKFALIGFTQSLSLEALEHNIRVNAVCPGYVDTEMGRSAARNKAEREGIQVSEVIKSSIPSGRMTTSKEVANTIVFLLTDAAENIVGESVKISGGAVLR; translated from the coding sequence TTGACTGTCTTTGCAAAAGATGCCTTTAAAGGGAAGCATGCCTTAGTTACGGGGGCAACAGGTGGAATTGGTTCAGAAACAGCAAGAACGCTTGTGAGTATGGGTGCTAATGTCACAATCACAGGGAGAAATAATCAAAAGTTAGAACAACTATTAGGTGAACTTTCAGAGAATGAACGGTCCCTAGTCTTCGCATATCCCGCAGATATAACAATCGAAGAAGAACGAAAACAATTAGTAAAGGAAGCGGAAAACACAAACGGTCCAATATCTTTACTTGTTAATAATGCTGGAATAATGGGGGGTGGACTCTTAGAAAACCTTGAACAAGAAGAGATGGAACGAGTGATGGATTTAAATTACACCTCAACCGTTCTTCTAACTAAATTAATTTACCCATCAATGAAAAAGAATAGAGAAGGTTCAATTGTGAATGTAGCTTCTTTATCAGGTTTAAGAGGTACATATGGTGGAACAGCCTATTGTGCATCTAAGTTTGCCTTAATTGGTTTTACCCAGTCATTATCATTGGAAGCTCTTGAACATAATATAAGAGTAAATGCAGTATGTCCGGGTTATGTTGATACGGAAATGGGGAGGTCAGCCGCTCGAAATAAAGCAGAACGAGAAGGAATCCAAGTTTCAGAAGTGATTAAGAGTTCAATTCCATCAGGCCGGATGACAACCTCAAAAGAGGTCGCCAATACGATTGTATTCTTACTAACGGATGCTGCAGAAAATATAGTCGGTGAATCAGTTAAGATTTCAGGTGGAGCGGTATTAAGATAA
- a CDS encoding aminotransferase class V-fold PLP-dependent enzyme, with protein MDERIMLEGGGIVHYFRNIREQIVGINHYVSTPYGYKKLIYFDWTASGRLFYPIEEKMLHVVGPMIANTHTESNSTGSFMTNLYLESLQKIKKHVNANSEDVIITEGSGCTTVINKFQRILGLKVPERFQHLVKLEGKKKPVIFLSHMEHHSNQTSWMETIADVVIVEPTLRENVKPEYLRELLSKYNDRDLKIGSFTACSNVTGVVPPYHELAKIMHEHGGYCFVDFVASAPYVHMNMHPEDPMEKLDAIFFSPHKFLGGPGSCGVLIFDSKLYSNTIPDHPGGGTVVWTNPWGGKKYFDSIEAREDGGTPNFLQTVRAALAVSLKDEMLLNGMYERKNDLLDYLWSELTKIEEVVIFERNDKDRLCIISFYIENTHYNLVVKLLDERFGIQVRGGCSCAGTYGHYLLKITPSNSKKITDQLDSGNMAEKPGWVRVSLHPTNTTDEIDVFIFAINEIIENYQEWKKDYIFDPSTNEFTHKAYVEPSFMNFFA; from the coding sequence ATGGATGAACGGATAATGCTTGAAGGAGGGGGAATTGTGCACTATTTTCGAAACATTCGTGAACAAATAGTTGGTATTAATCATTATGTTTCAACACCTTATGGATATAAAAAGCTTATTTATTTTGATTGGACGGCTAGTGGAAGGTTATTTTACCCCATAGAAGAAAAGATGCTTCATGTTGTTGGACCGATGATTGCGAATACTCATACAGAGTCTAACTCAACGGGCTCCTTTATGACTAACTTATACTTAGAGTCGTTACAAAAAATAAAAAAACATGTCAATGCGAATTCAGAAGATGTCATTATTACAGAGGGATCTGGCTGTACAACAGTGATAAATAAATTTCAAAGAATTTTAGGGCTAAAAGTTCCAGAACGGTTTCAGCATCTTGTAAAACTAGAAGGAAAAAAAAAGCCCGTTATTTTTTTATCGCATATGGAGCATCATTCTAATCAAACAAGCTGGATGGAAACGATAGCTGATGTAGTTATTGTTGAACCAACCTTAAGGGAGAATGTTAAACCAGAATATTTAAGGGAGTTGTTAAGTAAATATAATGACCGAGATTTAAAAATTGGTTCCTTTACTGCGTGTTCGAATGTCACTGGGGTGGTGCCACCATATCATGAATTAGCGAAGATTATGCATGAGCACGGAGGGTATTGTTTTGTTGATTTTGTTGCTTCAGCTCCTTATGTTCATATGAATATGCATCCAGAAGACCCAATGGAAAAATTAGACGCGATCTTCTTTTCTCCTCATAAGTTTCTAGGAGGACCTGGTTCTTGTGGTGTGCTCATTTTTGATTCGAAACTATATTCAAACACGATACCTGATCATCCAGGTGGCGGAACAGTAGTATGGACTAATCCATGGGGTGGGAAAAAATATTTTGACAGTATTGAAGCAAGGGAGGATGGGGGAACACCAAACTTTTTACAAACCGTCCGTGCAGCCTTAGCAGTTTCACTTAAAGATGAGATGTTGTTAAATGGGATGTATGAAAGAAAAAACGATTTACTCGATTATTTATGGAGCGAATTAACGAAAATAGAAGAAGTAGTGATCTTTGAAAGAAATGATAAAGATCGATTGTGTATTATTTCATTTTACATTGAAAACACTCATTACAATTTAGTCGTTAAGCTGTTAGATGAACGCTTTGGCATTCAAGTTAGGGGAGGATGTTCTTGCGCGGGAACATATGGGCATTATCTACTAAAGATTACTCCATCAAACTCTAAAAAGATTACGGACCAACTTGATTCAGGTAATATGGCTGAAAAACCTGGGTGGGTTCGTGTCTCATTGCATCCAACAAATACTACAGATGAAATAGACGTTTTTATTTTCGCTATAAACGAAATTATTGAAAATTATCAAGAATGGAAAAAGGATTATATTTTTGATCCGTCAACAAATGAATTTACTCATAAAGCTTATGTGGAGCCCTCTTTCATGAACTTTTTTGCTTAG
- a CDS encoding MerR family transcriptional regulator, translating into MRIGELSKETGASIRSLRYYEQKQLIQAQRSPNGYRIFDVDTVQRVKLIQLYLGLGLNTDQIIQLLSCKDDDIITAIDDPSNELIHAFQQKLNQVNNEITTLLGIKERLEGVVGTLKRKGVEKRC; encoded by the coding sequence ATGCGAATTGGAGAATTATCAAAAGAAACAGGAGCTAGTATCAGATCGTTAAGGTATTACGAACAGAAACAATTGATCCAAGCTCAACGTTCACCAAATGGTTATCGAATCTTTGATGTAGATACTGTACAACGCGTTAAATTAATTCAACTTTATTTAGGGTTAGGGCTAAATACAGATCAAATTATTCAGCTTCTATCATGTAAAGACGATGATATTATTACTGCAATTGATGACCCCTCTAACGAACTTATTCACGCCTTCCAACAAAAACTAAATCAAGTAAACAATGAAATTACCACACTACTAGGAATAAAGGAAAGATTAGAAGGTGTAGTAGGAACTTTAAAGAGAAAAGGAGTGGAAAAGCGTTGTTAG